A part of Acidisarcina sp. genomic DNA contains:
- a CDS encoding pyridoxamine 5'-phosphate oxidase family protein, with amino-acid sequence MGQRFQELSESHIQFISEQKIFFVGTATETSRVNVSPKGMDTFAVLDSKRIAWLNVTGSGNETSAHIQNNPRMTIMFCAFEGKPLVLRLYGRAMVVHRSDPEWDELIRLFKPFPGARQIFSVAVDLVQSSCGMSIPYFDYVGERELLNDWATRKGEDGMRQYWATKNQESIDAIPTNIVAKSG; translated from the coding sequence GTGGGTCAGCGATTTCAGGAACTTTCGGAAAGCCACATTCAATTCATCTCTGAGCAGAAGATATTTTTTGTAGGCACCGCGACGGAAACCAGCCGAGTCAACGTCTCCCCAAAAGGCATGGATACCTTTGCCGTACTGGATAGCAAACGTATTGCCTGGCTGAACGTGACCGGCAGCGGCAACGAAACGTCGGCTCACATCCAAAACAATCCGCGCATGACGATCATGTTCTGCGCCTTTGAAGGCAAGCCTCTCGTCTTAAGGCTCTATGGCCGTGCAATGGTTGTTCATCGCTCTGACCCAGAGTGGGACGAGTTAATTCGCCTCTTCAAACCATTCCCCGGCGCTCGCCAGATCTTCAGTGTTGCCGTTGACTTGGTACAAAGCTCTTGCGGCATGTCGATTCCGTACTTTGACTATGTCGGCGAACGAGAGCTGCTGAATGACTGGGCCACGAGAAAGGGCGAGGATGGAATGCGCCAATACTGGGCGACAAAGAATCAGGAAAGCATTGATGCGATCCCGACCAATATTGTCGCCAAATCAGGCTAG